In Antarcticibacterium arcticum, the genomic stretch AATAACAAAATCTACAAAGGAAAATACAATTTATACCGGAAATCCTGCAATGGAAGCCCGTTTAAAATTGAAAGAATACGCAGCAGTGCGCCAACTTCCGGAAATTATAGAGAAATTAAAATAATATTACAATGGGTTTAAGCGGCAAAAAGAAAAAAGTAGAATCATTTTATAATTCCAATTTTTATAAAAATCAGGAAGAAATAAAGAACTATTTACACCCTGATGCCGAACTTTTCTGGAACAGCAGTGCCGGTTTCAGCAAAATGAATTTCAGTGATATTTTAAATCTGGGAATTGAAATGTCCAGGTCTTTTGAATCTTTAAGGGCAGAGGTGAGTCATTTGCTCAAAGATAAAGACCAGGTTACCATTAGGTTTACCTATCATGTAAGGACGGTTGAAAATCC encodes the following:
- a CDS encoding nuclear transport factor 2 family protein, which gives rise to MGLSGKKKKVESFYNSNFYKNQEEIKNYLHPDAELFWNSSAGFSKMNFSDILNLGIEMSRSFESLRAEVSHLLKDKDQVTIRFTYHVRTVENPDEEIPLAHFICIWTFRDDKMYRGYQISQPADETPENLSSFLATNF